Proteins from a single region of Runella sp. SP2:
- a CDS encoding efflux RND transporter periplasmic adaptor subunit: MKTIIFICLAVFIAFVSFVLFRSSKSTSLPAQKAKIQKVQPTYTLGRVSQEKVGEVVQLPAEFRAYQEVNIYPKADGFVEKVLVDRGSLVRKGQILMILDSPESEEKLIAARSNNLKANALLTASREHYLRLKASSKVAGSVAALELETARARMMADSAYTLGEEANFRALTKIRDYLTVRAPFDGVITERNVHPGTLVGSGAKMERPMLVLQQHSRLRLVVDIPESYSVGLTSGKTVSYTVSAFPGQVFQGKISRRSGDLNDQFRSETVEIDVPNEKNTFKSGMFAEVILDTQGSPDALSVPTSAVITSTERQYVICVENGQTRFVDVRRGQQSGERVEVFGRLTPESQIIVNAREDIKEGTQI, translated from the coding sequence ATGAAAACCATTATATTTATTTGTTTAGCCGTGTTTATTGCTTTCGTAAGCTTCGTCCTCTTTCGGTCGTCCAAGTCCACCTCATTACCAGCGCAAAAGGCCAAAATCCAAAAGGTACAACCCACTTATACCCTCGGACGGGTGTCGCAGGAGAAAGTAGGAGAAGTTGTGCAACTGCCTGCCGAATTTAGGGCTTATCAGGAAGTAAACATCTATCCAAAAGCCGATGGTTTTGTAGAAAAAGTACTGGTTGATCGCGGGAGTTTAGTCCGTAAGGGTCAAATTTTAATGATATTAGACTCGCCAGAATCAGAGGAGAAGTTAATAGCAGCTCGCTCCAATAACCTTAAAGCCAACGCCTTACTAACCGCCAGTCGGGAGCACTATTTGCGGTTGAAAGCCAGTAGCAAGGTGGCTGGCTCTGTAGCCGCACTTGAGTTGGAGACTGCACGTGCCCGAATGATGGCCGACAGTGCTTATACCTTAGGCGAAGAAGCCAATTTCAGAGCCCTTACCAAAATCAGAGATTACTTAACCGTACGCGCACCTTTCGATGGCGTCATTACCGAACGGAACGTTCATCCTGGAACATTGGTGGGTTCGGGGGCAAAAATGGAGCGTCCGATGTTGGTGCTACAACAACATAGCCGCTTAAGGTTAGTCGTAGATATTCCCGAATCTTACAGTGTTGGGCTAACATCAGGCAAAACCGTTAGCTATACCGTTAGTGCCTTTCCTGGCCAAGTTTTTCAAGGAAAAATCAGTCGTCGTTCGGGGGACTTAAACGACCAATTCCGCTCTGAAACTGTCGAAATTGACGTTCCAAACGAAAAAAATACCTTTAAATCTGGGATGTTTGCCGAAGTAATTTTAGACACTCAGGGTTCTCCTGACGCCTTGTCTGTACCCACCTCAGCCGTCATCACTTCTACCGAACGACAATACGTTATCTGCGTCGAAAATGGTCAAACTCGTTTCGTTGACGTCAGACGTGGGCAACAATCGGGCGAAAGAGTCGAAGTTTTCGGTCGCCTTACCCCAGAAAGTCAAATCATTGTCAACGCGCGAGAAGACATCAAGGAAGGAACCCAAATTTAA
- a CDS encoding efflux RND transporter permease subunit — protein MSLLSTSLKRPLSALVLIGGMLIFSILATTRIPIDIFPKLNSPVIYVIEPYGGMSPAQMEGFFATRMQDQFLYVSGIKEIQSRSVQGLTIVKLAFYEGTDMAQAAAEVAIQVNRAMKFFPPGALPPQVVRYDASSVPIGDLVFSSKTRALKEIHELAVTRIRPLFSTIPGLSAPPPIGTNSRTIVINLNPEKIRSLHVSPDEVVDAMAANNVMTPSGNIRVENKSYITTLNSLEDKVEDFNQISIVTKGHRTIFLKDLATVSDGSDVTAGYALVNGSRSSYIPVVKTADASTWDVVTKLKAKLPEMRSLLPDDIEVSYEFDQSIFVINAVKSLLFEGGLGAILTGLMVLLFLGDWRSSLIVILTIPISITISVFLLNLAGQTINIMTLSGLSLAIGILVDQATVTIENIHQHLEMGKPKKQAIFEACQEVALPLLLILLCILAVFAPSFLMTGVPKAMFLPLSLSIGFAMTVSYFLAQSLVPILSNYLIKVHHKPKDPDFEAKPSFFDSLKNGFIQQTQQLLKFNRWMVTGYTVLVLLLAGLGFMFIGKDMLPQINGGQLVIRMKTPDGTRLERTEERVKKLLEVVDEVSEGNLAVSSAYVGVVPTNYATTNLYVSTSGSNDAVIKVALNNDYHVNMQDFKEQLRTTVAEKMPDLTLSFEPADLTEKLMSQGAYTPIEVQVAGRDMKQIEGYANKLVTQLTHVPFLRDVRIIQPLKFPVINIRLDRRKLALMGLSLQDVTRSVTASTSSSRFTEKNQWLDKQSAYTYQVQVQIPEYAMSNLTQLKEIPLVAGQVRPVLSDVAVFSMDTLPGEYARTGPRRFVTVSANIHHKDLGNATKAVEKSMAELGDTPKGLLTEIKGMSSLLIETLQSLQEGLAIAILAIFLLLAANYQSFKLSIVVLSTIPAVLVGAIGLLLLTGSTLNLQSYMGIIMSVGISVANAILIVTNAEQLRMLYHDATQAAIDSVGIRLRPVLMTSFAMIAGMVPMALGMGEAGEQVAPLGRAVIGGLIASTFAALYIVPQVYVLLQQKNSFGNPSLLPGAEPVSDADITETPSINHHSLAH, from the coding sequence ATGTCGCTCCTATCCACTTCATTAAAACGTCCATTATCTGCACTCGTGCTGATTGGGGGAATGCTCATTTTTTCCATTTTGGCCACTACCAGAATCCCCATTGATATTTTTCCAAAGCTTAACTCCCCCGTGATTTACGTTATCGAGCCCTACGGAGGGATGTCGCCTGCTCAAATGGAAGGTTTTTTTGCGACACGTATGCAAGACCAGTTTTTGTATGTGTCGGGTATAAAAGAAATTCAGAGTCGCAGTGTACAAGGACTGACAATTGTCAAATTAGCGTTTTACGAAGGCACTGACATGGCCCAAGCGGCGGCCGAAGTGGCGATTCAGGTAAATCGTGCTATGAAATTTTTTCCCCCAGGTGCTTTACCCCCCCAAGTAGTACGGTACGATGCGTCGTCGGTACCGATTGGCGATTTAGTCTTTAGTAGCAAAACGCGGGCGCTGAAAGAAATCCACGAGTTGGCCGTTACCCGCATTCGCCCCCTTTTCTCAACCATTCCTGGACTTTCAGCGCCCCCGCCAATTGGTACCAACTCCCGAACGATTGTCATCAACCTTAATCCCGAGAAAATTCGCAGCCTGCATGTGTCGCCCGATGAGGTCGTGGATGCCATGGCCGCTAACAATGTCATGACGCCGTCGGGAAATATTCGGGTAGAAAACAAATCGTACATCACCACCCTCAACTCGCTCGAAGACAAGGTAGAAGATTTTAACCAAATTTCGATTGTTACCAAAGGCCACCGCACGATTTTTTTGAAGGACTTAGCTACCGTTTCAGACGGCTCAGACGTGACGGCGGGCTATGCGTTGGTCAACGGGAGTCGGTCGTCGTATATTCCTGTCGTAAAAACAGCAGATGCCTCTACTTGGGATGTGGTTACGAAATTAAAGGCAAAATTGCCCGAAATGCGCAGTCTATTGCCCGACGACATCGAGGTTTCGTATGAGTTTGACCAGTCGATTTTTGTAATCAATGCCGTCAAAAGTCTTTTGTTTGAAGGTGGGCTTGGTGCCATTCTTACGGGCTTGATGGTTTTGCTCTTTCTGGGCGATTGGCGCAGTTCTTTGATTGTCATTTTAACTATTCCTATATCAATAACCATTTCTGTTTTTTTGTTGAATTTGGCAGGTCAGACCATCAATATTATGACGTTGTCTGGCCTGTCTTTGGCGATTGGTATCTTAGTAGATCAGGCCACAGTCACCATCGAAAACATTCACCAACACCTAGAAATGGGCAAACCTAAAAAGCAGGCTATTTTTGAGGCTTGCCAAGAAGTTGCTTTGCCGTTGTTGTTGATTCTGTTGTGTATTTTAGCAGTTTTTGCGCCTTCTTTTCTAATGACAGGCGTTCCCAAAGCAATGTTTTTGCCACTATCGCTTTCGATTGGCTTTGCCATGACCGTCTCGTATTTTTTGGCACAAAGCTTGGTTCCGATTCTTTCCAATTATCTAATCAAAGTCCACCACAAACCTAAAGACCCTGATTTTGAAGCAAAACCCAGTTTTTTTGATTCCTTGAAAAATGGATTTATTCAACAAACCCAGCAACTATTGAAGTTCAACCGCTGGATGGTAACGGGCTATACTGTGCTGGTTTTGTTATTGGCAGGACTTGGTTTTATGTTCATTGGGAAAGACATGCTACCGCAAATCAACGGTGGACAGCTGGTGATTCGGATGAAAACCCCCGATGGTACGCGGCTCGAACGCACCGAAGAACGGGTAAAAAAACTGTTGGAGGTCGTCGATGAAGTTTCCGAAGGCAACCTGGCCGTTTCTTCGGCTTATGTGGGGGTAGTTCCTACCAATTACGCAACCACCAACCTCTACGTAAGCACCAGCGGGTCGAATGATGCGGTGATTAAAGTAGCCCTAAACAACGACTACCACGTCAATATGCAGGATTTTAAGGAACAGCTGCGAACCACTGTGGCAGAAAAAATGCCTGACCTGACCCTGTCGTTTGAGCCTGCTGACCTGACCGAAAAACTGATGAGCCAAGGAGCTTACACGCCCATCGAAGTACAAGTGGCAGGGCGAGATATGAAACAAATTGAGGGCTACGCCAACAAGCTAGTGACCCAACTGACCCATGTGCCTTTTTTGCGCGACGTTCGTATCATTCAGCCGCTCAAATTCCCTGTTATTAATATCCGCTTAGACCGCCGAAAATTGGCCTTAATGGGCTTATCTCTACAGGACGTCACTCGTTCGGTTACAGCCTCCACCTCATCTAGTCGTTTTACCGAAAAAAACCAATGGCTCGATAAACAGTCGGCCTATACGTATCAGGTACAGGTACAAATTCCCGAATATGCCATGAGCAACCTTACGCAATTAAAAGAAATTCCGCTGGTTGCGGGGCAAGTTCGCCCTGTTTTGTCGGACGTGGCCGTTTTTTCAATGGATACTTTACCAGGAGAATACGCGCGCACAGGGCCTCGGCGCTTTGTAACCGTTTCGGCCAATATTCACCACAAAGATTTGGGGAATGCCACCAAGGCCGTCGAAAAGTCAATGGCTGAACTAGGCGATACCCCCAAAGGACTTCTTACCGAAATCAAAGGGATGTCGTCTTTGCTTATCGAAACCCTCCAAAGCTTACAAGAAGGACTAGCCATCGCGATTTTGGCCATATTTTTATTGTTGGCAGCTAATTATCAATCATTTAAACTTTCTATTGTCGTCTTATCAACGATTCCCGCCGTGTTGGTTGGAGCCATTGGGCTATTGCTGTTAACGGGTAGCACCCTCAACCTACAATCGTACATGGGCATCATCATGTCGGTTGGCATTTCGGTGGCCAACGCCATTTTAATTGTCACGAATGCCGAACAACTTCGTATGCTGTACCACGATGCCACACAAGCCGCCATCGACAGCGTTGGGATTCGACTCCGCCCAGTGCTTATGACCAGTTTTGCGATGATTGCGGGCATGGTGCCAATGGCACTAGGAATGGGCGAAGCAGGTGAGCAAGTCGCTCCTTTGGGCCGAGCGGTTATCGGTGGGTTGATTGCATCCACCTTTGCGGCACTTTACATTGTTCCGCAAGTGTATGTACTACTCCAACAAAAAAACTCATTTGGCAATCCATCACTTCTCCCTGGCGCTGAACCAGTTTCCGATGCTGACATTACCGAAACCCCATCCATCAATCATCATTCTTTAGCTCATTAA
- a CDS encoding TolC family protein, with translation MGWVRTLENRCKCANLPTPFTFNQHMIAGRLYQYFAFLLVLFSVSSLHAQTLTLEQAIELTIQHYPTISAKRAALDAARTNAAVMRESRLPNVRLHDQIDLGTANGMSGSYFSLGLIVPTSGARRGVNRMDLASGNIALASMDWEIYNFGRYKSEDQLARTEAVVGESILEKEKFQLQQLVIGTYLEMLRFGQQLTIEQQNIARIDTARRIITNLVNNGIKAGLDSSLVRVQVSKAQIAYRQVLESYYQAQIRLATLTGKPVNALKIDTTFRLESSLESLLPTDVSANHPLLKYQESIVRRQSAEIDVIRKAAMPRVSFLAAASARGSSINVENKYGPLPAGLVYSRANVLTGLAITVNLMDFRRVANRIRLQQYRVQEASFQQASEQLQLQNISTTADSVLAVLQQELHDFSSSLRAASDVYQQRLSRYQNGLDNILGLSESLQLLTSVEKDYLAAQHRSVALLLQKAYVTNDFGTFFKLFKHR, from the coding sequence ATGGGATGGGTACGTACTTTGGAAAATCGTTGTAAGTGCGCCAATTTACCAACACCATTTACCTTTAACCAACACATGATAGCGGGTCGTCTTTATCAATATTTTGCTTTTTTACTTGTGCTATTCAGCGTGAGTAGTCTTCATGCCCAGACACTTACGTTAGAACAAGCCATCGAGTTAACGATACAACATTATCCCACCATTTCAGCAAAAAGGGCGGCCTTAGATGCCGCCCGAACCAATGCCGCTGTGATGCGTGAAAGCCGACTTCCCAACGTACGGTTGCATGACCAAATAGACTTAGGGACCGCCAATGGCATGTCGGGTTCGTATTTTTCACTTGGGCTTATTGTCCCCACTTCTGGCGCCCGAAGAGGTGTCAATCGCATGGACTTAGCTTCGGGGAATATTGCCCTAGCAAGCATGGATTGGGAAATTTATAATTTTGGAAGGTACAAATCAGAAGACCAGCTTGCCCGTACTGAGGCGGTTGTAGGAGAATCAATACTGGAGAAAGAAAAGTTTCAACTACAGCAATTGGTCATCGGAACGTACCTAGAAATGCTTCGATTTGGTCAACAGTTAACCATTGAACAGCAGAATATTGCCCGCATTGACACTGCCCGACGAATCATTACCAACCTTGTCAACAATGGCATCAAAGCAGGGTTAGACTCCTCGCTCGTAAGGGTACAAGTATCAAAAGCTCAGATAGCGTATCGTCAGGTGTTAGAGAGTTATTACCAAGCCCAAATACGATTGGCCACGCTCACGGGCAAGCCCGTCAATGCACTGAAAATAGACACCACGTTTCGTCTTGAGTCTTCTTTGGAAAGCCTTCTCCCAACCGACGTTTCGGCCAATCATCCCTTACTGAAATACCAAGAAAGTATCGTACGGAGGCAGTCAGCAGAAATAGACGTCATTCGGAAAGCGGCCATGCCTAGGGTTTCTTTTTTAGCCGCCGCATCGGCGCGGGGTTCAAGTATCAATGTAGAAAATAAGTACGGCCCGCTGCCAGCTGGCTTGGTGTATAGCCGCGCCAATGTCCTGACGGGGCTGGCCATTACGGTCAATTTGATGGATTTTCGGCGGGTAGCCAATCGGATTAGGTTACAGCAATACCGCGTTCAGGAAGCGAGTTTCCAACAAGCATCCGAACAGCTTCAATTGCAAAACATTTCCACGACAGCCGATTCGGTATTGGCTGTTTTACAACAAGAACTCCACGATTTTTCGAGTTCGCTTCGTGCCGCCTCGGATGTATATCAGCAACGCTTGTCGCGTTACCAAAATGGTTTAGATAACATCCTTGGCCTGAGTGAATCCCTCCAATTACTGACGTCGGTTGAGAAAGACTACCTAGCGGCGCAGCATCGTTCGGTCGCTCTGCTTTTACAAAAAGCGTACGTTACCAACGATTTTGGCACATTTTTCAAGCTTTTCAAACACCGATAG
- a CDS encoding response regulator transcription factor, with the protein MNVLVVEDDAELAQFIQKGLHSEGNSVTLAFDGTIGRSFVNDHRFDVVVLDVSLPGMNGYDLCHYIKQNWPAIPVLLLTALGSLDNKVAGFEAGADDYLTKPFAFKELLFRLKALSRRHSVQPMVPKRLEVADLVLDTDSHQVWRGGKRIILTAREYALLEYLLINQGRVMSRVNIQENVWDIHFNTNTNVVDVYINYLRRKIDTEEPKLVHTVFGVGYMIGLEP; encoded by the coding sequence ATGAATGTATTAGTAGTAGAAGACGACGCGGAGCTTGCGCAGTTTATTCAGAAAGGATTACACTCGGAAGGAAACTCCGTAACGTTGGCTTTTGATGGAACAATTGGCCGAAGTTTTGTCAATGACCATCGCTTTGATGTGGTTGTTTTAGACGTAAGTCTTCCTGGAATGAACGGCTACGATTTGTGTCATTATATCAAACAAAATTGGCCAGCTATTCCCGTTTTATTACTCACAGCTTTGGGTAGCTTAGATAATAAAGTCGCTGGTTTTGAGGCTGGTGCGGATGATTATTTGACAAAGCCTTTTGCGTTTAAAGAATTGTTGTTTCGACTTAAAGCGCTCTCTCGTCGCCATTCTGTTCAGCCTATGGTACCCAAACGCCTCGAAGTAGCGGATTTGGTACTTGATACCGACTCGCATCAAGTGTGGCGAGGAGGGAAGCGCATTATTCTTACGGCGCGCGAGTATGCGCTACTTGAATACCTACTGATAAACCAAGGACGCGTTATGAGTCGGGTAAATATTCAAGAGAATGTCTGGGATATTCATTTTAATACCAACACCAACGTAGTGGATGTCTATATCAATTATTTGCGTCGAAAAATTGATACCGAAGAACCAAAGTTGGTACACACTGTTTTTGGCGTAGGCTACATGATAGGGCTAGAACCATGA
- a CDS encoding HAMP domain-containing sensor histidine kinase, which produces MRIKQRITIAFGLLVATILFLFSIFIYQAYETNRRSLMKTRLQRRALAIQSYFKNRNEFWQSSYLTLLDQHESLFDSQNKRVYSTSEAYVPSAKILQEARKGEVYFSYNTSTWEYPMEGVALSFINKGEKYVAIVTAYDLTGRQTGDNLILTLIAGNNIALVIIVFVGFLFAQRAMQPFDRLIRQINGASVNDFSFRLQYDNTKPNEASYLADAFNLLLNRLQQSMRSHEHFIRYASHEIRTPLTVVKGMLETSLAYDKSLATTRESTEKALVRLEGAIELATVLLQLTEVEGLKDSRLQEDINVVDTILDTMGYFQEKYPSQLVDLQLSDAFIERSSVIKVVGNNSLLRTVLINIIDNACKYSAHQPVLVQLDYQPHWTVIEVVDKGIGIPESQLDEVFLPMMRAENVGDIKGFGLGLTLANKVMTIHQGKLEIQSVPNQGTTVSLSLPTTLLNA; this is translated from the coding sequence ATGAGAATTAAACAGAGAATAACCATCGCATTTGGTCTATTGGTTGCGACTATCCTTTTTCTATTTTCAATTTTTATATACCAAGCCTACGAAACCAACCGCCGTTCGCTGATGAAAACCCGTTTGCAGCGAAGGGCGCTTGCAATTCAGTCGTATTTTAAAAATAGAAATGAGTTTTGGCAATCCAGCTATTTGACGCTGCTCGATCAGCATGAATCATTGTTTGATTCACAAAACAAGCGAGTATATTCGACTTCGGAAGCATACGTCCCGTCGGCCAAAATACTTCAAGAAGCCCGCAAGGGAGAGGTTTATTTTAGTTACAACACTTCCACTTGGGAATATCCGATGGAAGGGGTCGCACTTTCGTTTATCAATAAGGGAGAAAAGTACGTTGCAATCGTCACGGCCTATGATTTGACGGGGCGACAAACGGGAGATAACCTCATCTTGACCTTAATTGCGGGCAACAACATTGCGCTTGTCATCATCGTTTTTGTGGGTTTTTTGTTTGCCCAACGGGCCATGCAACCTTTTGACCGATTGATTCGGCAAATCAATGGGGCGAGTGTAAATGACTTCTCGTTTCGGTTGCAATACGACAATACAAAGCCCAACGAGGCGAGTTATTTGGCCGACGCCTTCAACCTGCTATTGAATCGGTTGCAGCAATCAATGCGTAGTCATGAGCATTTTATTCGTTATGCCTCGCACGAAATTCGGACACCATTGACGGTTGTGAAGGGAATGTTAGAAACAAGTTTGGCCTACGATAAATCGCTGGCAACTACCCGCGAAAGTACCGAAAAAGCCCTCGTTCGTTTGGAAGGTGCCATCGAATTGGCAACAGTGCTTTTGCAATTGACCGAAGTAGAAGGCTTGAAAGACAGTCGTTTGCAGGAAGATATAAATGTTGTCGATACCATTTTAGATACGATGGGGTATTTTCAAGAAAAGTATCCATCGCAACTCGTTGACCTCCAATTGAGTGATGCTTTTATTGAACGTAGTTCTGTCATTAAAGTGGTCGGGAATAATAGTTTACTCCGAACAGTTTTAATCAATATCATTGACAATGCTTGTAAGTATTCTGCGCATCAGCCTGTTTTGGTTCAGTTAGATTATCAACCACATTGGACTGTTATTGAGGTTGTTGATAAAGGTATTGGCATTCCTGAGTCTCAGCTTGATGAGGTTTTTTTGCCAATGATGCGCGCCGAAAATGTAGGTGATATCAAAGGGTTTGGATTGGGGCTTACCTTGGCGAATAAAGTGATGACCATTCACCAAGGTAAATTAGAGATTCAATCCGTTCCCAATCAGGGAACAACTGTGTCGCTTAGTTTGCCCACTACTTTGTTAAACGCCTAA